Part of the Meiothermus sp. CFH 77666 genome is shown below.
CCAACACCAGCCAGGATGCCATGTACGTGTTATCAATGGCAGGAGGAGCCGCAATTCTGGTGGAGGTGGGCTTTGAGCAGCTCCGTACTCCCCAGGGACGCGAGCAGGTAGCCGAGGTGCTGGCTAGGGCGGTTTTGGCCTACCTGGGCCTGCCCAAAACCACGTCCTTATCGAACTCCAGTTCCACGGGAGGTACCAGGCCGTGAGACGGATGCTGAGCTTTACCAACCTGCTGGGGCTGGTTGTGCTGCTGCTGGGTGTTTGGGCGCTCTGGGTGCAGCAGGGGGATACCGGCTCGAGGTCGCTCAACCTGCCTTCCGATCTGGAGAACCAGGGGCCCCGCGTCCTTAAGCTACACTTTGCGAAAGACACTGGGGATGGCCTGTTAGTGGAGGAGCGCACCGTACAGATTGCCGAAGGTGAGTACGTGCTGGGGCGGGTGATGGACGAACTGGTACGGGGACCCCAAATACAAGGGGCCGCACCCCTGGTTCCGGCGGGAACCCCTGCACCCACCGTTTTCTTGCGCGACAGCACCGCCCTGGTAGACTTACCAGCAGCCTATGGGCGGCTGAACTACGGCACTAAGGGTGAACTGGCCCTGATTTACGGCATCACCAATACCCTGCTGGAATTTAAAGAAATACAGCAGGTCAAGTTTTTGCTGGAGGGCAAGGAAGTCGAGAGCCTGGGGCACCTATCCCTCCTGGATCCGTTCAAGCGACAAGGGCAGTGAAGAGAGGTCAATGGTCAATAGTCGATATTCAATGGTCATTTCGTCGCCTGAAGCACGAGGATTTTGACCAGTAACGTATTTGGATATTTGAACCCTTATGAAGATCGAGCGACTTATCCTGCAAGGCTTCAAATCCTTTGGCGAACGCACCAGCCTCGAGTTTGGCCCGGGCATCTATGGCATTGTGGGCCCCAACGGCTCCGGTAAGAGCAACCTGGTGGAGGCGCTGCGCTGGGTGGTGGGGGCGCGTGCGCGGGAGCTGCGGGGGGAAGAGGCCCTTTCGCTGTTGTTCCACGGCTCTGACGGTAAAGCGCCGCTGGGGTTTGCCGAAGTGGGCCTCGAGCTGGGGGGCAACGGCCAGCGGGTGAACCTGAGCCGCCGCCTCGAGCGCGACGGCAATAGCGAGATACGCCTCAACGGCTCGCGCAGCACCCTGCGACAGGTGGAGCAGGCTCTGATGGGCACGGGGCTTTCCCGAACCGGTTACGCCATTGTGGGGCAGGGCGAGGTGGGGCAAATTTTGCAGGCGGGGCCTGAGGTACTGCTTTCCTACCTGGAGGAAGCCGCCGGTCTGCGGGCCGTCACCCAGGCCAGCAAAACCGCGCACGAACGTTTGGAGAGTGCTACCCTCGAGCTGCAAACCCGTATCCAGGAACTCTCCGAGCGCAAGGCCTCGGTAGCCGAAAAAGCCCAGCAGGCCGAGGTTGCCCGCAGGGCCGCTACCCTGGCCGCCCGCAGCCTGGTGCTGCGCCGCAGTGTGCTGGCCGCCCGTATTCGCGAAGCCGACCAGGAGGCCAAAGCTGCGCGGCAGAAAGCCCAGGCGCTGGAACAGGAGCGCACCGAGGCCAGCCAGCGTTTGCGCGAACTCGAGGCCGAGAAAAGCCAGGCCCTGGAGGCCCTGGAAGCCGCCCAGAATGCCCACAGCGAGGCCCTAAGGCAAGCCGAGGCCCTGAGCGGCGAGCTGCGGCTGGCCGCTCAGGAGCAGGCTTCGCTCGAGGCACTGTTGCGCCGCCTGGCGCAGGACATGGCCGAAAGCGAAACCAGACTGACCCGGCTGCGCTCGCTCCCGGAGCCTGTAGCCCCCGGCGAGCCGGAGCCCAGCGCTGAGGCCACCCGGGGCTACCAGCAGCGCTTACAGGACCTGCAAGCTGCCATACAGGCTGAAGAACGGCGGCTGAAGGAACAGCAGCAAGCCTTCGAGCGCTACCTGCAAGCCCAGGCCACCTACGAGGCACAGAAACTGGCCTACGAGCAGATGCTGGCCCAAAAAGCCGCCCTCGAGGCCGACCAGGGCCGTCTCGAGGCCGAATTGAAACACCTGCAGGAGCAGCTTGCGATGGCGCAGGCCCGTGAAAACGAGCTTCGCGCTCAGTTGAATGAACTGGTCAGGCAAGAAGGCCAGACCCTGAGCGAGGCCCGTGCAGCCGATGCCGAAGCCCGCCGCCTCGAGGCCACGCTGCGTTCCGGCTCCGACCTGGCCGAGGGCCCCAAGCGAGCCCGCGAGGCCGGCATTCCGGGCCTGATGGGGGTGGTGGCCGATCTGCTGCAGGTGCCCGCTGGGCTCGATCTGGCCATCGAAGTAGCGATGGGCGGGCGAATGCAATGGGTGCTGACCGAGCACGAGCAGGCTGCCCAGGCCGCTGTGCAGCACCTCAAACAGCACGGGGGCCGGGCGACCTTTCTGCCGCGCACCCTGCTGCGAACCTTCCGGGAACGGGAGCGCGACTGGAGCAAGGAGCCAGGCGTGGTGGGGGTGGCCCGCCGACTGGTGCAGCTACCGGCCTGCCCCGAGGCCCTGCCCACGCTGCTAGGCGAGACCCTGGTAATGGAAAACCTGGAGGCTGCGCTTGCCCTGGCCAGGGCGCATCCCGACCATCCGCGCATCGTCACCCTGGAAGGCGAGTTGCTAGAGGCGAACGGAGCCATCACGGGGGGGCGCGTGCAGCGCGGCGGGCAGATGCTCACCCTGCGCCGCCGGTATCAGGAAGTAAAGGCCGAAGCCCTTCGACTGAACACCGAGGCCGAAGCCCTGCAAACCCAAACCAAAAGCCTGCGGGCCGAACTGGCCAGCCTCGAGGTATCCCAGTTGCAGCGCCGTCAGACCGAGCTGGGTTCCGAGCTCAAAGCGGTGCAAAAAAGCCTGGCCCGACTCTCGCAAAACGCCGTTCCACTAGCGCCACAGCCCGTACCCCCACCCCAGCCCGAACGCCTGCAAGCCCTGCGCCATGAGCGCGAGGTGCTCAGCATGCAGGTTACCCAGGAGCGTGAGCTGGCCGCGCAGTGGCGGCGCTACCGAGAGGATCTCGAGCGCTACCACCAGGCCCAGAAAGAAATGGGTGAACTCGAGGCCCGCCTGCACCACCTGCGAACCGAGCAGGCCGAGTTAGCCCAGAAGCTCACCGCTACCCAGGCCCGTAAAGCCGAACTCGAGCAGGCCCAGCGCGGCCTGAACCTGCGCCAGCTTGAAAGCGCTCTGCACACTGCCCGGGGCCGAACTCGAGCGCTGTCGGAGGAAGAAACCCGGCTGATCGGGCGCACCAACCAACTTCTAACCGACCTCGAGGCCCTTCACCTGACCCAGGCCCGGCGCGAGGCCACCATCGAGACCCTACAGCAAGAACTGACCGAGCTGCCCCCGGGGCCGGTGGAGGAAGGTTCCTCGCGCAGCCTGGCCCGCGCCCTCTCGGAAACCGAGGCCGCCCTGGAAGCCCTGGGCCCCATCAACCACCTGGCCGAGCAGGAATACGCCCTTCTGAGCGAGGACATCCAGAAGCTCGAGGTAGCCTTGCAGGAGTCGGAAGAGGTCGTGCGCAAGCTGGAGGCCGAGCTGCGCGGGGTAGAGTCCGAGTACCGCGAACGAATGCATCAGGTTTATGCGGTGTTCAAGGAAAAATTCGCCCACTACGCCAGCGCCTTACTCGACGCCGAGGTCAAGCTCGAGCGCACCCATCATGGCCTGGATCTGGTGCTCAAGCCCGCCGGCAAGCGCACGGTGAACCTGAACCTGCTCTCCATGGGCGAGCGAACTATGGGCGCTCTGGCTTTTTTATTCGCCTTATCGGAGATAGGGGAGAGCAACACCACCGGCGCAGGCGGTTTGCCCATTGCCGTTCTTGACGAGGTGGACGCGCCGCTGGACGAGGCTAATATACAGCGCTTTTGCCGCTTCTTGCAGCACTTCAAAGGCCAGACCCAGTTTATACTGGTCACCCACCAGAAGCGCACCATGGAAGCCTGCGATGCCCTCTACGGCGTGACTACCGACAGGGGCCTGAGCCGGGTGTACAGCATCAAGCGCGAGGAAGCTATTACCTGA
Proteins encoded:
- a CDS encoding AAA family ATPase — encoded protein: MKIERLILQGFKSFGERTSLEFGPGIYGIVGPNGSGKSNLVEALRWVVGARARELRGEEALSLLFHGSDGKAPLGFAEVGLELGGNGQRVNLSRRLERDGNSEIRLNGSRSTLRQVEQALMGTGLSRTGYAIVGQGEVGQILQAGPEVLLSYLEEAAGLRAVTQASKTAHERLESATLELQTRIQELSERKASVAEKAQQAEVARRAATLAARSLVLRRSVLAARIREADQEAKAARQKAQALEQERTEASQRLRELEAEKSQALEALEAAQNAHSEALRQAEALSGELRLAAQEQASLEALLRRLAQDMAESETRLTRLRSLPEPVAPGEPEPSAEATRGYQQRLQDLQAAIQAEERRLKEQQQAFERYLQAQATYEAQKLAYEQMLAQKAALEADQGRLEAELKHLQEQLAMAQARENELRAQLNELVRQEGQTLSEARAADAEARRLEATLRSGSDLAEGPKRAREAGIPGLMGVVADLLQVPAGLDLAIEVAMGGRMQWVLTEHEQAAQAAVQHLKQHGGRATFLPRTLLRTFRERERDWSKEPGVVGVARRLVQLPACPEALPTLLGETLVMENLEAALALARAHPDHPRIVTLEGELLEANGAITGGRVQRGGQMLTLRRRYQEVKAEALRLNTEAEALQTQTKSLRAELASLEVSQLQRRQTELGSELKAVQKSLARLSQNAVPLAPQPVPPPQPERLQALRHEREVLSMQVTQERELAAQWRRYREDLERYHQAQKEMGELEARLHHLRTEQAELAQKLTATQARKAELEQAQRGLNLRQLESALHTARGRTRALSEEETRLIGRTNQLLTDLEALHLTQARREATIETLQQELTELPPGPVEEGSSRSLARALSETEAALEALGPINHLAEQEYALLSEDIQKLEVALQESEEVVRKLEAELRGVESEYRERMHQVYAVFKEKFAHYASALLDAEVKLERTHHGLDLVLKPAGKRTVNLNLLSMGERTMGALAFLFALSEIGESNTTGAGGLPIAVLDEVDAPLDEANIQRFCRFLQHFKGQTQFILVTHQKRTMEACDALYGVTTDRGLSRVYSIKREEAIT
- a CDS encoding GerMN domain-containing protein, giving the protein MLSFTNLLGLVVLLLGVWALWVQQGDTGSRSLNLPSDLENQGPRVLKLHFAKDTGDGLLVEERTVQIAEGEYVLGRVMDELVRGPQIQGAAPLVPAGTPAPTVFLRDSTALVDLPAAYGRLNYGTKGELALIYGITNTLLEFKEIQQVKFLLEGKEVESLGHLSLLDPFKRQGQ